A single window of Caldimicrobium thiodismutans DNA harbors:
- a CDS encoding AtpZ/AtpI family protein produces the protein MPEKLEDLLKRVEKSKKQRKKELNFWHFLYKFSFIGLLVLLPLLSSAFLGNLFIKKYSLPSYFFLFFILAGLLLSFYNLWYLFWRKKSD, from the coding sequence ATGCCTGAAAAACTGGAAGATCTTTTGAAAAGAGTTGAAAAATCTAAAAAACAAAGGAAAAAAGAGCTAAATTTTTGGCATTTTCTTTACAAATTTAGCTTTATTGGGCTTTTAGTGCTTTTACCTCTCCTTAGTTCCGCCTTTTTGGGAAATCTGTTTATCAAAAAATATTCACTACCTTCTTATTTTTTCCTTTTCTTTATCCTTGCGGGGCTCCTCTTAAGCTTTTACAACCTATGGTATCTTTTCTGGAGGAAAAAAAGTGATTAA
- the atpD gene encoding F0F1 ATP synthase subunit beta, with product MEATYKGYIRAIHGHIIEAFFPENIPPIRSILFHKNEKTEHLFEVETHLDHQRVLALSLGHTEGLKRGLPLYTYNNPLLFPVGESLLGRVLNFKGDPLDGKAPLKEVSYISIYKPQQDYFESIAIKGIMEIGIKIIDLLSPFPQGGKVGLFGGAGVGKTVLLMEFIYKIARYYQGVSVFCGVGERMREGHELIVEMDNLGVLDKSVIILGQMQEAPGIRFRTPLSAITVAEYFRDSGRDVLFIVDNIYRFVQAGCEVSMLLGRFPSRVGYQPTLALEMAEIQDRLISTEKGNITSVQAIYVPADDITDPGCASVFPYLDTVVMLSRSMASQGLYPAVDPLGSSSKLLNPEIIGERHYQIALEVREHFARYRELKDIIALMGIEELSHQDRLIVKRARRLERFLTQPFFTMEEFTGRSGVHVPLEETLKGCEIILSGKMDKFPEEAFYMRGGIEEIL from the coding sequence ATGGAAGCAACCTACAAAGGGTATATTAGGGCTATTCATGGCCATATTATTGAAGCTTTCTTTCCAGAGAATATACCTCCTATTCGCTCTATATTATTTCATAAAAATGAAAAAACAGAACATCTCTTTGAAGTAGAGACTCATTTAGATCATCAAAGGGTGCTTGCTTTATCCCTTGGACATACAGAGGGATTGAAAAGAGGCCTACCCCTCTATACTTACAATAATCCCCTTTTATTCCCTGTGGGTGAAAGCCTTCTTGGAAGGGTCTTAAATTTTAAAGGAGACCCTCTTGATGGTAAGGCCCCTTTAAAGGAGGTCTCTTATATATCTATTTATAAACCTCAACAAGATTATTTTGAAAGTATAGCTATAAAAGGAATTATGGAAATTGGGATAAAGATTATTGATCTTCTCTCCCCTTTTCCTCAAGGTGGGAAAGTAGGTCTATTTGGTGGAGCAGGCGTTGGGAAAACTGTTCTTCTCATGGAATTTATCTATAAAATAGCCAGATACTACCAGGGGGTTTCGGTCTTTTGTGGAGTTGGGGAGAGAATGAGGGAGGGCCATGAACTTATTGTTGAAATGGATAATCTTGGAGTCCTTGACAAATCAGTGATCATTCTTGGGCAGATGCAAGAGGCCCCGGGGATACGCTTTCGCACTCCTCTTTCTGCAATAACTGTTGCAGAATACTTCAGAGATTCTGGAAGAGATGTCCTCTTCATAGTAGATAATATTTACCGATTTGTGCAGGCAGGCTGTGAGGTCTCAATGCTCCTTGGAAGGTTCCCCTCAAGAGTTGGATATCAACCTACTTTGGCTTTAGAGATGGCAGAAATTCAAGATCGTTTAATTTCAACTGAGAAAGGAAATATAACCTCTGTTCAGGCCATCTATGTCCCAGCAGACGATATAACCGATCCAGGGTGTGCAAGCGTTTTTCCTTACTTAGATACTGTAGTTATGCTCTCAAGAAGTATGGCTTCTCAGGGGCTCTATCCAGCAGTAGATCCCTTAGGATCTTCATCGAAGCTTTTGAATCCTGAGATTATAGGAGAAAGGCATTATCAAATAGCTTTGGAGGTTAGAGAACATTTTGCCCGCTACAGAGAGCTTAAGGATATAATTGCCCTCATGGGAATTGAGGAACTCTCCCATCAAGATAGGTTAATTGTAAAAAGAGCCAGAAGGTTAGAGAGATTTTTAACTCAACCATTTTTTACTATGGAGGAATTTACAGGAAGGTCCGGGGTGCATGTGCCTTTAGAGGAGACCCTCAAGGGCTGTGAAATCATTCTTTCAGGAAAAATGGACAAATTTCCAGAAGAGGCCTTTTATATGCGTGGTGGTATAGAGGAAATCCTATGA